The nucleotide sequence GGGTTTACTTGCAgcaattttgcaattgatctTGGTAAACTATGTCCAAgatgaaattcaaaaacaaaacattgaCATGTCTGTTAATACCAATTCGATATCAACTTCAGCATACGTCAAATTAGTCAATGATTATATAAACATTACGCAATCTgacttgaatgaaaaaCTATTTGGCGAAATACGATCAACTGCCATtaaaataaattcaacTATTTGTGAATTCGTCgatgatttggattcagcaattgttgatatctTTGGCAAAACCTCCATCTTAGCCTCAGCAATAAACACAGTGGTTTATTGTACAATTGGTCGAAAACTACTCAAAATAGAACAAGGATGTACTTGGTTATACgaaaatttacaaattgaTATTCCATTAATTTCAGATTCGATTCAACGTGATTTACTACAAGTTAAAGTATTACAACCGAGTAATGTATTGACTAAATTGGATATGTTGATTGTAATTTATGTCAAGTCAATAATGTTAGAGTTGTATGTGGCGTTGGCGTTCTTAGGAGTATGGGGAATACAGTTGATTATTGGGGTTATTTTGTTAATGGCAAGACAGAGGATAGCTAATGGAAAGGGTAATAGTGAGCAGGTATCAGATGGTGACAAAAAGGATAAAGCGCATTTCCAAAATACAAGGATTTTGAAGATCAGTAGTCCTCGACCATTGAGCCAAGAACAATTAGAAAATTACCCATATGCTTTATCTAACCCTCATGATTTTCTACCTCACACTACATCGAGTTACTACccaacaccaccaccataGACTATAAAAGCCATTGAATATACATTACTAATCTacataaatcaatttatctTTTGCCTCTACTTCTTTATAGGTGCTGGTTTCTTCCAGTAATATTGCTTATGAGTCCGTCTACATGATCTTAACCCACCATGGCCCTTAACATTAGAAACCAAACTTTGTCTACCTTGatcatcatcttgttcTGGCATATAATAATACTCTTCTTCTAATGGTTTTCCAGCAGCATCTTTCCCTTGACGATAAATAATTCCGAtacatttcaaattatgTAAAATTGATCTAATTTGTAGAAGGGAGAGTTTGGAAGTTGTTGCAGAAATTGTATTCAAGAATGATGCTGGAGTTGAACTTAATCGAGAAAATGCCAAGTGATTAActaaaatattttcaatttctgaCAAGTTTGGTAATGATAATGCTGAATTATCAAGTTCCGGAGTTTGTTGACGAGTGGATgtcctcttcctcttttttGTTGGAGGCTGGGATTCATTAGTGAATCTTTTGGAGTCCTCGTCTGATCTCTGCTTACCTTGATCATAATTATTTGTCATTGAGGACAGTTTTTCACTGTGTGGCTCTGCTGATGATGCTCTTCTGAAGGTATTGGTATTGGTGACATCGCTCAATACCATTTTCAGAGGATTTGACAAACTGCGTTTATGAGGTGAAGACTCATTATTGTTTGAGTAAATATTGAATTGTACTGTTTTGCttggttgtggttgtcTTAATTTGACCAGATGTTGTTTACTTGGAGTTTGAtagtcatcatcatccaaaataCTACTATCCAtagcttcttcttcttcttcccCTCGTTGAGGAGATGATTCCATCATTGCCGTTGAATCATTCTTCGGTTTTGACGGTGTCTGAGGTACTGAACTGCTaaaaattttattcaaCGGAGTCAAGTCGTGATCTGTCgtgcttttgtttttagCATGACTGTTATTGATCAAAACCaattcctcatcatcagttagctcttcatcattatcagTCAATGGTTCTTCAACATCCTTTGgattcaacaacaccatcagtttggaaatttccaacaagacattttcaaatcgaCGAGGTAAAGATACCAGTTCTCCTTTATGAATATAAAATTGAGAATACTCAGCTGTCAATTTAATTGAATCTAAGTTGTTCTTTAAAgcagttgttgataatggtTGACCACTGgtgttttcaacaacaatatacTCGTTTTTATTTTGCGGCTTGGCATAAACGAAACATGTCTTGGGAATAACCACACCCATTCCATTTGATCCAATACAGTTGATAATCATGTGTTGCGGattgtaattgattttaACGTGAGTACGAGAAATATACGAATCTTTGGCATTTAGGTTGTATTGACAAGTTTGGGATGATCTACCAATGGAAAATTCATATTGGCTAGATAAGAAAGGAATACGTAAAACTGAATTGTCCGACTTCAATATATTAAAGTTTTTATTGATGGCAACAGCTGGCTGCTTGTACTTGCTTTCATGGGGTTTGTTTTGCCAGTTTGACATAAACTCATTCCTATTAGCagcaatttcttctctAGCTGGTGATGAGGATCTGAATAATGACGACGAAGGATTGGGAGTAGGCAATTCAACAACGCGTGATGATCTGGCGTCTTTACCTTCTACCAGTGGTTGTGGCTTCTTGGCCAAAGCGAATGGATCTTTGTTATGAAGTACATCTGCAGCATCATGTAATGGTGAAGATGGTGGGAATTGATAATTGGTATTTGACATTATTGACGTAAATAGTGTTGTCCTGCCAATACTGAGAAGTGATGGTGGTAtgactgttgttgttgttatgACTTTGGTTTAGTTAGTGTTGTTTTGAGTATGCGTCTGtacaatttgtttataCTTTCACAAAGCGCAATTCTCGTGTCTCTCtgtttacattttttgggttttttgcaaccaacCGCGTTCTTTGTGAtcacttttgaaattaagTGTCAATAGCCCTAAAATAAACTCTGCACGTGTTGATGATTCgatttttctatttttgcACTACCAAAATTTACTGACATCAAAGACGCTACCAACTACAATCTCTTACATAATCATGCTTCAGTGAGCTACATAATTGATTATCTAAGTTTACAATTAGTGAGTGagagaaggaaaaaaaaaagaattaaaaCTTTGTTAGGAGAAATTTTCACTTGCATTCATACCATCAATCAAACATCATAATCAACCATGGGTAGTATGTAATAAACTTAGTGGTATAATACAAGTTCTAATTGCATCATGAAGGATAGATCAAACACCCGGAGAAAGAACAGAGATATATTTTTATAAAGGGACTGGCGGACGTAGAAAAGTTTGTGGGCAATCATTTCAAGAAGAGATTCTTTTCCAACGACAAATGCTCAATCCATCAACTACTTCATCGTTGAACAAGAGATCGAGACTAAGGCTATCCAACGTCGTTCACGGAGCATTCACAGTTTAGACGAACTCCAGTGTTCACTCTTCAATGTGCCCTATCGGATGCAATAAAGACAAATATTTCCAAACTCAGAGTCACAATACTAACACCCTTTTTATAGAAGGTACACCATCATTAGGTAAAAGACACAACAAATCACACACTTTATGTAACAGATGTGGTCGTCGTTCATTCCACGTCCAAAAGAAGACCTGTTCATCATGTGGTTACCCAGCTGCTAAGATGAGATCTCACAACTGGGCTTTGAAAGccaagagaagaagaactACTGGTACTGGTAGAATGGCTTACTTGAAACATGTTTCTAGAAGATTCAAGAACGGTTTCCAAACCGGTGTTGCTAAACCACAAACAGCTGAAAACTAAATTAAATGAAAGCTTAATTGGGGTAGATGAAATTGGGAGAGAAGGGAACTTTTGGAGTGTATGATCTAATTGGAAGATTGTGTAACATGAAAAGGCTCCTTTTTCTTAAGGCAATGaatgtttgaattttaGAAACGGATTGTTTAACTATAATACAAAACACTGTATATTAATGTGAACTTTAAGGCACAGTTTTGTAAGATGTACTCTATATATCCATTTCAATGTCACTGAAATTTTCTCCATCATCTTCCTGTGATTCATAATTCATGTTGAAGTATAAATTATCAGCTTCCTCGTGATTAACAAATCGATTGAGAATCTCTCGACTCAATTCAACTGCTTCTGACTCATAGGGAAACTCCAATCCATTAGCATAATCACTTTCAACATTGGCAAGTAATTTACCACCACCTTTACCTGCGAAATCTCCTGATGTtaaatgattcaattgacgAGCTCTAATTTCACatgatttattgaaaactgTTATATCAAAATGTCCTTGGGTTCGTATTTTGACTAGTAACTTATGAGCTTCTAATGATAACGAATCAGCACCAAATGCAATTCTCAGTAAAGCAACAAACATTTCATACATGGTTTCACTATATATCAAATCACTTGCTTCATGAAGATCTTGGGTTAAATAGTTCATAATTTTAACAATTTGACCAATTAAATGGACTCGTGAATGAATAACTGGTGATCTAGGGTCATTTGCCATATAAGTCTGCTCAAGATAGATTATCCTTAcgaatgatttgaaatgttCCTTATCAATTAGAAAATCGATGGTTTGTTTGGTTATGataattgattgaaataaCTCACatactttgattttgagatTTAAAAGGTGTGCTTCATGATGCAGTTGTAGTTCTCTTGAGTTTATTTTGGATTCCAAGTCCTCATAGACTGGTTGCGGGATTGCTACTAGATAATTGTGCAAGCTGTCATGCTTTCTAGGGACtgtcaaatcaatcatatCCACATCACAATTGTTCCCATCAAATCGGTTAAATCCATAAAATCTAAACCCGTCTTTGATTGGAATATCTATCAAGAAAATCTTCATTAACGACAGGATTAAATTGAAGTCTGATACAGCTTCATTGAATCCAAAAGTTTCTTCGGTAATTGAAGCAATTAGCATCTCAACAacattgaaaatcaaatttatctGTGCTACTGATTTGAATCGTTCAGCATTTTGTGGTAAACATGAAGTAACTAGGTTTTGAGGTAAAACGTCATGATTCCAAACCAGACGAATAAATTCCGTCTCATAGTTCGAACTGATTGTTGTCAATTTCTCAATCAAAtctaaacaacaaatcaagatAAATCGTTCAATAGCAATTACTTGGTCGGGAACATCATGataattatcaaaatcagcttcttcttccaaattgGGATTAAGTAGGAACATGTAATTCAACGAAAATTGAGAACATTGTTGTACTAATTTGGTAATTACTAATTTTGTAACAGCAACTGGTCGAAAACTGATTGTGCAATAAATTAATGATATGAGAAAGGGAACTGATAGTGTTGCCTTTCCAGTAACTGCTTGTTCAATAATATCCAACACTAACAATGAAAAtctttcaatcaattcatccaatcTAGTCGTTTTCATCGACATTAAGACATTACTTATAAATGACGATATAGCGATTTTCTTCTCTACTCTGTACCCATACAATGTATTAATATCAAAATCGAAACAGATTTTGGATagatattcaattgacGATCGTTTACCTCCAGGAATACAGTACTTCCAAATGTGATCAATCAAAACTGAAGTTTCATGTTGAACTCTAATCACCTTTTGGATAGTTTGACTAGGAATAAACGTTTCATCCGATTCCAAGTTCGCTTCCAATACCAGTTGATCCATATCTGTGCTCGTATTAGCCCCATTCTGCTGtgagttgttggtgttaattttcctctttttcaaagcagTAGTTGTTAccaattcatttttcaagaatttaCGATCGTCCTCCAACTTCAATACTGCTTCTCTTAATGCAGCTgcctcttcatctttattcTGTTTCAACGCGTCATAGGATTGTCGTAGCGTATTCAACTCATCCCGTTTGGAATTTTGCAACAGAATCAACTGTGCTTTCAAAGTGGCGATTTCTCCATCAGCTTGGAACAACTTGGATTGGATTTCGTTATCTATAGGCTTTCGTAAAAGCTGGGATGCAATAGGTTGATGAATACCAGTcagttgttgctgttgttcTTGTGGTTTTTGCTGTTGAATTGTCGTATCTTCTTCGCGTGTTGTGGCTAAATCTATTGGTGCCTGAGTTGTACCTAGATATTGTTGCAAGAgttcatcatcgtcatcatcattggcaAAGTCACTATCTGATTCAGACATTCCATGGGTCATATCATGTCCATATAATAAAAGTGATGTGGTGATGGTTATTGTTGCATTAAATTCAAGACGCATTTTTCTGATCAATTTTGCACGCGATTGCAAAATTCAGCTTCCATGCATATACAATTTATGACGAGTTACAGAGAATAATTTGTGGAAAGCGGTTTCTATATTAGCAACTAAGTAAGTGAATTTTATCTAAGATGTAGTCATTGTAACGATGTGCAACCTTTTGCCGTTTTGCCGGTACCTACATCTTCACAATAAAAATCCAGCACATTGTTTGActtaaaaataaattaagTTGGGACGGTGGAGATAGTACAGCACTTGATACCCCTGCAGATTGAATTCTGCTAACCTCGTTCGATTTTACACAGTTCCTATTGTGATCAAGTTGTGTATCCAGTGACTCAAACCGGAAACGGTAATGAAAATCGTAAACAATGTtgcgaaaaaaaaaatattgagATGAAAATCTTTTGAGATGTCTTAAGAAGctccttcttcatcatttgaataCACACTAACCTTATATAGACAATGGCAAACACCACATCCAAAAGAACTGATCCACAGCAAGATGGTGGAAGTAACAACAAACAGGTGGAAAAATCGAGCTCAACTCCAACCCCAAACTCCAATTCCACTACCACTAAATCATCTGCACCATCAGTCCCACCAGCGTCTTTAATACCAGTACAACCAACACCCCTCACATCTCGCGACAAGACCACCAAAAGATTAATAGTTGTGTTATCACAAGCATGTTTAGAAACCTACAAAATGAACAGCAACAATTCCGGTCCAGGAGGCGATCGATTTGCCTTATTAAATTGTGATGACCATCAAGGATTACTTCGTAAAATGGGAAGAGACATAGCTGAAGCCAGACCCGATATTACTCATCAATGTTTATTAACATTGTTGGATTCACCCATTAACAAAGCTGGTAAATTACAAGTGTATATCCAAACTGCTCGTGGTGTTTTGATTGAGGTTAACCCTAGTGTGAGAATTCCACGTACATTCAAACGATTCTCGGGGTTGATGGTTCAGTTATTACATAAAATGAGCATAAGATCAGAGAATTCGAAAGAggtattgttgaaagtcATCAAAAACCCCATAACTGATCACCTACCTACTAAATGTCGTAAAATTACTTTATCCTTTGATGCTAAAGTTGTTAAAGTACAGGATTATGTTGccaaattggatgatgatgaaagtaTATGTGTGTTTGTTGGTGCTATGGCTAGAGGCAAGGATAATTTTGCAGAcgagtttgttgatgaaaaaattggattaTCGGATTATCCATTATCGGCATCGGTTGCATGTTCGAAATTTTGTCATGGATGTGAAGATGTTTGGGAGATTTATTAGAGAAGAGGCATATGTGTGTATAGAGATGTAACATTAGACAATGAATACATTAGGCAATGAATACATTCAAAGAACTGAAGATGTAGTTGGCCACATTATCTACTTGTTAATAACCTTATGAATTAATTGTCTTATATTATCTATAATGTGTACATCTATTTATCCATAACaccttctttttccaacactttttcaatttcattaaaCAAAGTATCAGTAGTCACTTTTGACCCTTTTATTCTAGCACATATAATTTCTgatttttgattcaaatcttttggtgCCACTCTTATTCTAAATTtacaacttttcaaatcaaatgaattatATTTCGAAATGGCGCCTGTTATCGTATAACTCAATGaatcatttttcaaatctttgaGGCCAAAATTTGACCATGATTTAAGTAAGGTGAATAATGCAGACAACATTTCTTCTCTAGGTAAAAGTGTAGCAAATCTTCTAATTTCAGAGTCTAGCACTGGTGTATTGGCAGACGATGACGAAAACCATCGAAGGAATGaagattttggtttttctTCATGTGATTCAACTGGACTTGGAAGTTGATTATTGTTGGTTGATCTAGACCCTTCGTCGGTGCTCTTTTTTGATCCCCTTGAAAACATCCTCAAAAATGATCCTTTTCTTGGTTTGGTATTATTAGGTTCCGAATAATTGTTGGTTTTATCATCCAACGGTTTCTTATGTGGAGGAGGAGGTGGTGCATTGGCGGTATTTGGCTTTGGATCACGAACTTTCAACATTGGCTGTGACGTTTCATGTGGAAGCTTCTTTTCAGGGGCGTTAATagaattttgttta is from Candida orthopsilosis Co 90-125, chromosome 1 draft sequence and encodes:
- a CDS encoding Rpl37b ribosomal protein L37: MGKGTPSLGKRHNKSHTLCNRCGRRSFHVQKKTCSSCGYPAAKMRSHNWALKAKRRRTTGTGRMAYLKHVSRRFKNGFQTGVAKPQTAEN
- a CDS encoding Nep1 protein (similar to S. cerevisiae EMG1, a putative 18S rRNA maturation protein) encodes the protein MANTTSKRTDPQQDGGSNNKQVEKSSSTPTPNSNSTTTKSSAPSVPPASLIPVQPTPLTSRDKTTKRLIVVLSQACLETYKMNSNNSGPGGDRFALLNCDDHQGLLRKMGRDIAEARPDITHQCLLTLLDSPINKAGKLQVYIQTARGVLIEVNPSVRIPRTFKRFSGLMVQLLHKMSIRSENSKEVLLKVIKNPITDHLPTKCRKITLSFDAKVVKVQDYVAKLDDDESICVFVGAMARGKDNFADEFVDEKIGLSDYPLSASVACSKFCHGCEDVWEIY